In a single window of the Cervus elaphus chromosome 1, mCerEla1.1, whole genome shotgun sequence genome:
- the TPP1 gene encoding tripeptidyl-peptidase 1: MTVDEPKGRMGPRSCLLGLFALFVAGKCSYSPEPDQQRRLPPGWVSLGRADPEEELSLTFALRQQNVKRLSELVQAVSDPGSPRYGKYLTLEDVAELVRPSPLTLHTVQKWLLAAGARNCHSVTTQDFLTCWLSVRQAELLLSGTEFYHYMGGPAETHAVRSPHPYRLPKALAPHVDFVGGLHRFPPTSTLRQRPEPQVPGTVGLHLGVTPSVIRKRYNLTAQDVGSGTTNNSQACAQFLEQYFHDSDLAEFMRLFGGDFAHQASVARVVGQQGRGRAGIEASLDVEYLMSAGANISTWVYSSPGRHESQEPFLQWLLLLSNESALPYVHTVSYGDDEDSLSSTYIQRVNTELMKAAARGLTLLFASGDSGAGCWSVSGRHQFRPSFPASSPYVTTVGGTSFQNPFRVTNEVVDYISGGGFSNVFPRPSYQEEAVTRYLSSSPHLPPSSYFNASGRAYPDVAALSDGYWVVSNHVPIPWVSGTSASTPVFGGLLSLINEHRILRGLPPLGFLNPRLYQQRGAGLFDVTRGCHESCLDEEVEGQGFCSGPGWDPVTGWGTPNFPALLKTLMNP; this comes from the exons ATGACAGTGGACGAGCCGAAAGGCAGAATGGGACCCCGATCCTG CCTCCTAGGGCTCTTTGCCCTCTTCGTCGCTGGCAAATGCAGTTACAGCCCGGAGCCCGACCAGCAGAGGAG GCTGCCCCCTGGCTGGGTGTCCCTGGGCCGTGCGGACCCTGAGGAAGAGCTGAGTCTTACGTTTGCCCTGAGACAGCAGAACGTGAAGAGACTGTCCGAGCTGGTGCAGGCTGTGTCGGATCCTGGCTCTCCACGCTATG GCAAGTACCTGACCCTAGAGGATGTGGCTGAACTGGTCCGGCCATCACCATTGACCCTCCACACGGTCCAGAAATGGCTTCTGGCGGCTGGAGCCCGGAACTGCCACTCAGTGACCACACAGGACTTTCTGACTTGCTGGCTGAGTGTCCG acaggcagagctgctgctctcTGGGACTGAGTTTTATCACTATATGGGAGGACCTGCAGAGACCCATGCTGTGAGGTCCCCACATCCCTACCGGCTCCCAAAGGCCTTGGCCCCGCATGTGGACTTTG TGGGGGGGCTACATCGTTTTCCCCCTACATCAACCCTGAGGCAACGCCCTGAGCCACAGGTGCCCGGGACTGTTGGCCTGCATCTGGGAGTGACCCCATCAGTGATCCGTAAGCGTTACAACTTGACGGCACAAGATGTGGGCTCTGGCACAACCAACAACAGTCAAGCCTGTGCTCAG TTCCTGGAGCAGTATTTCCATGATTCAGACCTTGCTGAGTTCATGCGCCTCTTCGGTGGGGACTTTGCACACCAGGCATCGGTAGCCCGTGTGGTTGGACAACAGGGCCGGGGCCGGGCCGGGATTGAGGCCAGCCTAGATGTGGAGTACCTCATGAGTGCTGGCGCCAACATCTCTACCTGGGTCTACAGTAGCCCTG GCCGGCATGAGTCACAGGAGCCTTTCCTGCAGTGGCTTCTGCTGCTCagtaatgagtcagctctgcctTATGTGCACACCGTGAGCTACGGCGATGACGAGGACTCCCTCAGCAGCACCTATATCCAGCGGGTCAACACTGAGCTCATGAAGGCGGCTGCTCGGGGTCTGACcctgctctttgcctcag GTGACAGTGGGGCCGGGTGTTGGTCTGTCTCTGGCAGACACCAGTTCCGTCCCAGCTTCCCTGCCTCCAG tccctATGTCACCACAGTGGGAGGCACATCCTTCCAGAACCCTTTCCGAGTCACGAATGAGGTCGTTGACTACATCAGTGGTGGCGGCTTCAGCAACGTGTTCCCACGGCCTTCGTAccag GAGGAAGCTGTAACCCGGTACCTGAGCTCCAGTCCCCACTTGCCACCATCCAGTTACTTCAATGCCAGTGGCCGCGCCTACCCAGACGTAGCTGCACTCTCTGATGGCTACTGGGTGGTCAGCAACCACGTGCCCATTCCATGGGTGTCTGGTACCTCG GCCTCTACGCCAGTGTTTGGGGGACTCCTATCCCTGATAAATGAACACAGAATCCTCAGAGGCCTACCCCCTCTCGGTTTTCTCAACCCAAGGCTCTACCAGCAGCGTGGGGCAGGACTCTTTGAT GTAACCCGTGGCTGCCACGAGTCCTGTCTGGATGAAGAGGTGGAGGGTCAAGGTTTCTGCTCTGGCCCTGGCTGGGATCCTGTGACAGGCTGGGGAACACCCAACTTCCCAGCTCTGCTGAAGACACTAATGAACCCTTGA